The nucleotide window ATCGAAGCAAAGCGTTGAAGATGCCATGGCGCTTGCAAGCAATCTTGGCATCGAATGGAAGCACCTCAATATTGATCCTGTCTTTGAATGCTATCGCGGGATGTTAAAGCCCGTCCTTGAAGAAGATTCTCAGGCGACCGGTGATACAACTTTTGAGAATCTGCAGTCGCGCATTCGCGGCGCATCGCTCATGGCCATCTCAAACCGCTATGGGCACTTGTTGCTCAGCACAGGAAACAAAAGCGAACTCGCTGTCGGATACTGCACGCTGTACGGCGATATGGCGGGTGGGCTGGCAGTCATCAGTGATTTACCGAAAGCCATGGTCTACCGCATTTGTCGAAAACTCAACGAACGCGAAGGTCGAGATGTCATTCCGGAACGCGTGTTGCTCAAAGAACCTTCAGCTGAACTGCGGCCGGATCAGAAAGACAGTGATTCACTGCCACCCTACGAAGTACTCGATCCTATTTTAGAGATGTTTGTCGAGAATGGACTCTCTGCGGATGAAATCGTTGCCAAGGGTTTCGATGCCGTCACCGTAAAACGTATTGTGTCCATGGTAAGGCTCAACGAGTACAAGCGCAGGCAAATGCCCCCAGGGCTCATCGTCACCACAAAAGCCTTCGGACCCGGTCGTCGCTACCCTATCGCACAGGGTTACGATGCTTAAGCAAAGCTAACTCAAAGCCAAAGCTTCTTGAGTGCTACTGCAATCAATCCCTTTGCTGAGCTATAGCCAGTTCAATGGAAACGACGCAAGGACTTCACGTCGAGAAGGTCGCGCCGTTTCACTTTTGTATTAGTGTTAGCTTAAAGAAAGTCCTGAGCCACTGAGGCGCCGGGCTTTGCTCTAATGCCAAGGCGCCATGACGCAGGACTATCCCTTGATAATTCAAGGAATGGCAACGCAAATAGCAGCGCAAAGAACAAGCCGAATAACTCAGGACTTCCTCAAACGAACACTAGTTGCAATAAAATGAGTAGAAGCCGTTAAGCGCAATTGCGCAGAGTTCATCATTGCCGTCGGCCACCGATTCGTCGCAGCCTGGCCTGATATCGGGGTTGGTGATGCTTTGACAACAGGTCTCTGGGGCAGAGCAGTCGCCGGTGGTAGAAATCGTTGTTCCACCACTATCAACTGCAGGAGTACCAGCGTCAGTGTTGTTATCATCAGGGCAAAGGTTCTCGCACTCAGCAGGCGGAGCCGTGAAAACGGTATCGCAATCGGCAGCACTGATCGCACTCATGCAAGAATCAACTTGGCTCTGACTTGGGTTGCAGCTTGAATCTCCTCCGTTATCGCTGTCAGAGTTGCTTATGCACTCGTCCACGCAATCACTTTTGGTGGTACCGAAAAGCAAATCGCATTCGCTCCGTTTTGAGCAAATCGAGTTGCAGTATTCGCTGATATTTGCTGCCGAAGAACTATCGCTGCTGCAGCCAAGCAAAGCGATTAAGGATAGGGCCAATCCCCAATAGTTAAACATGCTTCCTCCAAAATTTGGTTTGTAAAATGAGAAACTACCGATCATACAGCTAAACCGCAACCACCGGGGCCGCCTGGATGCGTCTTTGCAGTTTTCGCAACGCATCATCAGTCGATATTTCCACAGTACCACCGCAAAAAACATCAATAACACGTCGGGTTTTGGAAGAAACAGTTACTTTTTGCCAGTTGTGGCTTTATGGGCTCGCAGATGAGCACGCAAGCGTTTGGCGTAGCCTTCTTTGTTTTGCTGTTTGGCGCGGCCGATGGCAAGCGCGTCTTGCGGCACATCCATGGTTACCGTGGTACCTGTGCCAACATATGCGTCTTTACCAATCGTGATGGGCGCTATGAGTTGTGAATCACTGCCGATGAACGCACCATCTTCTATAATGGTTTGATGTTTCGAGAAGCCATCGTAGTTGCAGCAAATAGTGCCAGCCCCGATATTGACGCCTTCGCCTACTGTGCAGTCACCGATGTAGCTTAGATGATTGGCTTTGGATGCACGACCGAGAATGCTCTTCTTCATCTCTACAAAATTGCCAATACGCGCTTCTGGGCCAAGCTCGCTCTGTGGACGAAGATGAGAAAAAGGTCCGGCTTGGGCGTTTTGCATAAGCACGCTGGCGGAAGCTACCGTATACGGTTTGAGATGCACCCCTTGTGCAATGCTTACATCTTCAAGCACACAACCGGCATCAATAACACTACCCTGCCCAATTTTTGTTTTGCCCTTTAAGACAACGCCAGGACCAAGCGTAACGTCTTCTGCAATTGCACATCGTTTTCAATGTAACAATTCTCTGGATCGATAAAGCTTACCCCATTTAGTGCATGGGCCATATTGATGCGTTTACGTTTTTCCTGCTCACACTGAGCAAGATCCCAACGGGTGTTGACCCCATGAAGATCTGCGATCGGCCACATCACATCGCGCACGCCTTTATCTTGAGCCGCCAGCTTTACGATATCGGTTAACAGTAACTCACCTTGAGCATTGTTGCTTTTAATGTTTGCAAGTGCACCGCTAAAAAACGAAGCAGACGCAAAATAAATTCAGGGTTAATCTCATTGATGGTCGCTTCTTCTGGATTGCAATCACGCTCTTCGCGAACCTCAACAATCGATCCTGCTTTGGAGCGTATCATGCGTCCATAACCAAAGGGCTCGGTGCTAAGGGTGCTTAACAAACTAAGAGAGAACTTACTGCTTTCATCTTCAAGCAGCGCAGCAACTGCTCCGGGCTCAACGAGAGGCATGTCACCGTAGAGCACGACAACAGAGCTGTTTTTGTCGGTGATCGCACCAAGACCACACTGCACCGCATGGCCTGTGCCTTTTTGCTCTTTCTGAATGGCAATCTCAATGCGACCTGGGAAAGCGTCGTTGAGAAAACGAACAACGTCCTCGGCGCCATGACCCACTACGACAACGACACCTTGCGCCCCGTTATCGAGCAAGGCTTTGATGGGATAGTAGAGGATCGGTTTGCCTGCAATTTGATGCAACACTTTAGGCAAATCGCTTTTCATGCGCGTGCCTTTGCCTGCTGCCAACACGATTCCCCAAAATTGATGGTTCATACCTTTCCCTTAATTCTCAAACTTTCAGCAACGCTTCGCCTAATTTAGCCAAACCGGCTAAATCATGCACGTCCTCCTCCATTAATGGAACACGCACCAGCAGAGTTCCTTTAGGCATGGCATGTTTTTTTTCCGAGCTCAATAAAGCTTCGTCGATTTGTGCGCGATGCACTTCGTCATCGTAGGCTTCTTGTAGTTTTCCCTGCAGCACATTGATACCCGCGTGATTCTTTTCCAATTCTCGATACGCAGACTGGAGCTCATCGCTATCATAGGGCGCCGGTGGAAGTTGCACGCGGTTAAATACAGTGGCTTCAGGATGCAGCCCTCGCTCGGTAAGCCTTCGCTGCACTTCTCTTAGCTCAAAGAGAGCCGGTGGGCTTGTGCTTGTTACTGTTAGATATCCAAAATCAGAACGTTGTAGCATGCCCTTGACCATCATCGCTCGATGACGAAATCCTCCAAAAAGAGAATTAAAGTCGAGCAAAAACTCGCCAATCTCCTGCATGAATTTCGCTCCTGTAATTTTAGACAGGGCCGCTAGGAGCACCGCCGCTCCTTTACTAAGCAAACCGAGAGATAGACGACCACTGGTGCTAAGCGCTTGCACCATCCAGCGCGTAGCTTGCGAGTCAATGGCTTCGACAACCCTATCCGGCGCATCAAAGAAACCAAACACGTCAGATGCCGGAGGCGTATCAACAATGACTAAGTCATAGTCTTCCTCTTCAAGCACGGCATGAAGCTTTTCCATGGCCATGTATTCATGTGTGCCAGCAAGCGAGGTCGAGATGTAGCGATAGAGGCGATTGTTTAAAATGCGATCAAGATTCTTTGGATCTTTGGTGTGCCGTTTGAGAAGGTCATCAAACGTTTTTTTCTTATCAAGGACCAAAGCATAGAGCTGGCCAGAACATTCCAGCCCCTGCTCTTGAAAAAATTGCGATGAAATTAATTGGCCTTCGTTTGGGAGGGCATCAAGACCCAGACTGTTTGCCAAGCGCTTGGCAGGATCGATTGTAAGACAGAGCACTTTCTTCCCACTCATGGCTGAAATCACCGCAAGCGCCGCAGAAGTGGAAGTCTTTCCAACACCACCCGCGCCAAGCACGATGATGGTTTTTTTTGAATGAATGAGGTCTTCTACAGTCAGCGGCACGCCATACCAAGCTATCAAGTAATTAAGTCTTTGGCACCCTGCTCGAGCAAGCGCTCCGCAAGCTCAGTGCCCATGCGTCGCGCTTCGTTGTAGCGCTGCTCTTGGGTGGCGACAAGGATGTCTTCTTGGGTAAAGGAAGAAAGAGTGCGATCTCCGTCCGAAGAGGCAACCATGGCTTCGATTTTGAGCTGCTGCCCGTTTGACATCGATCGCGCTAAACCCGCGACCGGGACATGACAGTCAACACCAAGCCCCTTGGCCAAAGCTCGCTCTGCTTCGATTTCAAGCCGTGCTGTTGAATTCTCCAAGCATGAAAGTATTTCAGTCGTTCCCGTGTCATCTGTGCGGCCTTGCAAGGCAAGCGCTCCCTGCCCTATGGCTGGTAAGGATAAATCAAAAGGCAAAACACGAATGCGTTTGTCTTGAATACCAAGCCGGCGCAGGCCTGCTAAGGCAAGTACTATCGCGCTCACTTCCCCGCTATCAAGCTTACGAATGCGCGTGTCGATATTGCCGCGCAAAGGAACAAAAGCAAGATCCGGCCGCTTAGCTCGAAGTTGAACCGTGCGACGTGGAGAGCTCGTGCCAATGCTGCTGCCTGCCGTAAGCGCATCAAACTCTTCGCCTTCAAAACTTACAATCGCATCGGAGGGATCCTCACGAGGCGGAATGCACACGATATCAAGACCGTCGGCAATCTCGGCGGGCAAGTCTTTCATTGAATGTACTGCAAAATCTGCTTCCCCTCGCAGCACCGCTTGCTCAAGTTCACTGACAAACAAAGCTTTGCCGCCAATTTGCCACAGAGGCTTATCTTGTTCTTTATCGCCTCGTGTTACGATGGGAAATTCTTCAACCTCAAGCCCAGCATGGTGGAGTTGCAGTTGTTTGATAACCCATCGCGTCTGGGCAAGTGCAAGCTTACTGGTGCGTGTTGCCACCCGGAGTTTCATTTGCTTTCCTTTTCAGTTCTATCCAATGCAAACAGACGTCTTACTAAAGCTAATATTTGTTGTGAACCACTTTGTTTTGTGGCTTCTTTTAAACCGGTAAGAGGTTGGTGCAATACCTTGTTTACCATGCTTTCAGCGAAACGATGGATATCTTTTTCATCAGGCTTTACAACCAAGTCTAAGCTTTGGACAAAGCGCATCAATTCTTTTTCAATGGTCTGTTGTGTTTGCTCGCGCAAGGCAACAATAGTGGGCGTAAGTTCAAGAGAGTTTCGCCATTGCTCAAAACCTTCGACATATTCATCAAGCATGGCCTCTGCAGCGTGTGCTTCCTTTCGTCTGCTTTTAAGGTTGTCCTCGGAGACCTGCTTGAGATCGTCTAAATCATAGACATAAATACCATCAAGGCGCCCTACCTCGGTCTCAACGTTTCTCGGGACAGCAATGTCAATAAAGAAAAGCGGCCGATGCTTTCTCGCTTTTTGAACTGGCTTCATCTGATCCACTGTCACAATGGCTTGTTGAGCTGCCGTCGAAGTAATTACAACGTCAGCTTCACTCAACTGCTCTGTCATCTGATCAAAGGAAACAAAATGGCCACCAATGGCTTTCGCTAGATTCTGACCGCGTTCGGGGCTTCGGTTCATGACCCAAAGGTCGGCTCCCTCAGCCATGAGTTTCTTGGCTGCCTGCTCACTCATTTTTCCTGCGCCAAGCAAAAGCACACGTCTTGCCGCTAGATCTCCAAAAATCTTTGCGGCTAAATCACAAGCAACGGAACTTACGCTTACGGCTCCGCTTGCTATTTGAGTATCCGCACGCACCTTTTTTGCCACTGATAGTGCCGTCTCAAAACATCGACCCAAGACCGTGCTTAGAGCTCCGTGCTGCTGGCCCTGCAACATAGCCTGCTTGACCTGGCCCAATATCTGAGGCTCTCCCACAACCATCGAATCCAAGCTGGCTGTGACACGAAACACATGGCGAACCCCTTGCCGACCCAGATGTTTGTAAAGGTAAGGCTCCAAGGGCTCATCGCTTCGATCGCTTAGAAGTTGCTGAACGCTCGCTACAACCTGCTCGCTTTGCTCGGATGCCCCATAGATTTCCACTCGGTTACACGTGGAAATCAGCGTTGCCTCGCTCATACCAGGAATACGCAGAAGCTCACCAAGCACTTCTTGTTCATTACTCATCCCGCGGCTGAGTTTTTCGCGAACGCGAAGTGGCGCACTGTGGTGGGATAAGCCCACAACAAAAATCTCCATCATTGAAGCAGTCCCGGGGCTTGGATGGTGTAGCTCGCAAGAGCGATCATCGAAAAAACAAAGCCTACGATGGTTCCCCAAGCGGTGCGTCGTCCACGCCAGCCTGCAAGACCACGAAGCAGGAGCATCCCAAAAAAAACGAACCAAGCCAGAATGGCGAACACCTGACCTTTTCCGAAATCGAACAACACGTGATTGATGCGGTAATTCCAGAGTGCGCCCGTGAAAATACCCAAGGTAAGCAAAGGAAAGCCTAAGGTCACCAGCCATGAATCCAAGCTTTCAAGGACTTGCAGATCTGGAAGCCACTTGAACATCACGCCTAAACGTTTGGTGCGCAGCAAATACTCTTGAATCAAATAGGCCACCGAAACGCTGAATGCCAGAACAAATGCCGCTACACCAATAACACTAATCGCGACATGGAAGGTTCGTAGTGCTGCGCTCAATGCAA belongs to Myxococcales bacterium and includes:
- the hemC gene encoding hydroxymethylbilane synthase, with translation MKLRVATRTSKLALAQTRWVIKQLQLHHAGLEVEEFPIVTRGDKEQDKPLWQIGGKALFVSELEQAVLRGEADFAVHSMKDLPAEIADGLDIVCIPPREDPSDAIVSFEGEEFDALTAGSSIGTSSPRRTVQLRAKRPDLAFVPLRGNIDTRIRKLDSGEVSAIVLALAGLRRLGIQDKRIRVLPFDLSLPAIGQGALALQGRTDDTGTTEILSCLENSTARLEIEAERALAKGLGVDCHVPVAGLARSMSNGQQLKIEAMVASSDGDRTLSSFTQEDILVATQEQRYNEARRMGTELAERLLEQGAKDLIT
- a CDS encoding NTP transferase domain-containing protein, with product MNHQFWGIVLAAGKGTRMKSDLPKVLHQIAGKPILYYPIKALLDNGAQGVVVVVGHGAEDVVRFLNDAFPGRIEIAIQKEQKGTGHAVQCGLGAITDKNSSVVVLYGDMPLVEPGAVAALLEDESSKFSLSLLSTLSTEPFGYGRMIRSKAGSIVEVREERDCNPEEATINEINPEFILRLLRFLAVHLQTLKATMLKVSYC
- the ccsA gene encoding cytochrome c biogenesis protein CcsA gives rise to the protein MGIYFLSIVILSLYCAIMLLYLAAFLRGFEPAAAHARTLLTITLALHTVAFFLDLKDLGYMALDARGAMMFGSWVIGLAYLAGTAKKKDLRGLGLIVTPLVLTLFVVAQLVRTEGSRHVALSAALRTFHVAISVIGVAAFVLAFSVSVAYLIQEYLLRTKRLGVMFKWLPDLQVLESLDSWLVTLGFPLLTLGIFTGALWNYRINHVLFDFGKGQVFAILAWFVFFGMLLLRGLAGWRGRRTAWGTIVGFVFSMIALASYTIQAPGLLQ
- a CDS encoding ArsA family ATPase; the encoded protein is MIAWYGVPLTVEDLIHSKKTIIVLGAGGVGKTSTSAALAVISAMSGKKVLCLTIDPAKRLANSLGLDALPNEGQLISSQFFQEQGLECSGQLYALVLDKKKTFDDLLKRHTKDPKNLDRILNNRLYRYISTSLAGTHEYMAMEKLHAVLEEEDYDLVIVDTPPASDVFGFFDAPDRVVEAIDSQATRWMVQALSTSGRLSLGLLSKGAAVLLAALSKITGAKFMQEIGEFLLDFNSLFGGFRHRAMMVKGMLQRSDFGYLTVTSTSPPALFELREVQRRLTERGLHPEATVFNRVQLPPAPYDSDELQSAYRELEKNHAGINVLQGKLQEAYDDEVHRAQIDEALLSSEKKHAMPKGTLLVRVPLMEEDVHDLAGLAKLGEALLKV
- a CDS encoding glutamyl-tRNA reductase — translated: MMEIFVVGLSHHSAPLRVREKLSRGMSNEQEVLGELLRIPGMSEATLISTCNRVEIYGASEQSEQVVASVQQLLSDRSDEPLEPYLYKHLGRQGVRHVFRVTASLDSMVVGEPQILGQVKQAMLQGQQHGALSTVLGRCFETALSVAKKVRADTQIASGAVSVSSVACDLAAKIFGDLAARRVLLLGAGKMSEQAAKKLMAEGADLWVMNRSPERGQNLAKAIGGHFVSFDQMTEQLSEADVVITSTAAQQAIVTVDQMKPVQKARKHRPLFFIDIAVPRNVETEVGRLDGIYVYDLDDLKQVSEDNLKSRRKEAHAAEAMLDEYVEGFEQWRNSLELTPTIVALREQTQQTIEKELMRFVQSLDLVVKPDEKDIHRFAESMVNKVLHQPLTGLKEATKQSGSQQILALVRRLFALDRTEKESK